GAAATTCTACATCAATTGTAAGAATCTCGATCGCTGAAATCCCTTGGGTGGTGTGCCCCCGGAGGGGGCACACCACACGACCGATTTAGGACTGCTGTGGCCTCATTAACCAATCGAGACCGGCTCCTTGGTGGATTGATCCTGAGCTAAGAACTTCTCCAGTTCCGTCAACGCATCAGCATCTACCTTCGTTTGCATGGGGCAAAACTTGGGACCGCACATGGAGCAGAACTCAGCGGTTTTATAGATGTCCGCCGGTAGGGTCTCATCGTGGTATTCCCGCGCCCGCTCTGGATCCAACGACAGCTCAAACTGCTTGTTCCAGTCGAAGTTATACCGGGCATGGGACAGCTCATCATCCCGATCCCGTGCCCCCGGACGGTGGCGGGCAATATCCGCTGCATGGGCTGCAATTTTGTAGGCAATCAGGCCATTGCGCACATCTTCCGCATTGGGCAAGCCCAAGTGTTCCTTGGGGGTGACATAGCAGAGCATGGCGGTGCCATACCAACCGGCCATGGCCGCCCCGATCGCCGAGGTAATGTGATCATAGCCGGGAGCAATGTCCGTCACCAGGGGACCCAGCACATAGAACGGCGCTTCGGAGCATTCCTCCATCTGTTTGCGCACATTGAACTCAATTTGATCCATGGGCACATGGCCAGGACCTTCCACCATCACCTGCACATCATGTTCCCAGGCCCGCCGAGTCAGTTGGCCCAGGGTCTTCAGTTCTGCTAACTGGGCTTCATCGGACGCATCATGGGTACAGCCCGGTCGCAGGGAATCCCCCAAACTAAAGGAGACATCATAGCGCTTGAAGATTTCAATGATGTCGTCGAAGTGGGTGTAGAGGGGGTTCTGTTTGTGGTGGTGCAGCATCCAGCGGGCTAAAATACCGCCGCCCCGCGACACAATACCGGTGATGCGGTTGCGCACCAGGGGCAAGTGCTCCATCAGGATCCCGGCATGGATGGTCATGTAGTCCACCCCCTGCTGGGCGTGCTTCTCGATGATGTGGAGGAAATCATCGGCGCTGAGGGTTTCGATGTTGCCGTGGACGCTTTCCAGGGCTTGGTAAATGGGAACCGTGCCGATGGGCACAGAGGAGGCATTGATGATGGCGGTGCGGATTTCGTCGAGATTACCGCCCCCCGTGGACAGATCCATGACGGTATCGGCCCCATACTTCACCGCTAGATGCAATTTATCCAGTTCCTGCTGCATATCGGAGGAATTGGGGGATGCACCGATGTTGGCGTTGACCTTACACTTGGAGGCAATGCCAATGGCCATGGGTTCCAAGTTGGGGTGGTTGATGTTGGCGGGGATAATCAGCCGTCCCCGTGCCACTTCTTCCCGAATCAGGTCTGCGGGCAGGTTCTCCCGGCGGGCTACAAACTCCATTTCTTCGGTGATCATGCCTTGGCGGGCGTAGTGCATCTGGGAGACATTGGCCTGACCCTGACGCTTGGCAATCCATTCTGCACGCATGGTGTTCAACTCCTAAAGCAAAACCGGATAGGGGAAATGGGTTGGCTAGGGGGAACCCCGGAGTGCGTGGGTTCAATGGGTAAAGTGGGCGAAATGGTGACGCTTCCCTCCGCTGGTATGACCCAGTCTCAGGTTCTAAGGGTATGATCTCAGCCCAATGATGTGATGGGCACCCCCAGCCAACTGTATATGATCGCCCGATCGTAGCACTGAAGATCCCTGCTGGCCGAATCGAGGGCAAATTGTGGGGGAAATCCCAGTATTGTGAACTTTTGAAACAAAGTTATTGTCTTTGCATCTACAGGACACCGGGATGAATTATGGCTGTCATGGTGGCTATTATGGTGGCGGTTGGGTTTCGTTCCTCTAGCCAACCTACAGCGGCTACAGCGGTCCTCTTTTGTCAGTCACTTAGATCCGAGGGTCTGGTTTTGTCAGAGGTTTTCGCTGCCAGGGACCGTACTTAGGGCAAGCGATCGAGGCTGAATTTTTTAGTCAGCAGACGATCCAACAGGGCCGTGGGCAGTAACCGTTGCAACAGGAACAAGGGCCAATAGCCCTGGCCCAAACGCACCACTGCCGGGGGCTGGGGTTGGGTGACCGCTGTCACCAGTTGTTGGGCAAAGTCCGCCGTGGGGGTGGCGTTGGTCTGGGAGGCGATCGCCCGGTTGTGGATGGCCGCTGCCACGGGCTGATACCAGGACTGGGCCGGGAGTTGCTGCACCAGGCGACTGGCCGCCGTCCCAAAGTTGGACTGGATGCCCCCCGGTTGGACCGTCACCACAGCAATACCAAAAGGGTCTAACTCTAACCGTAGGGCATCAGAAAGGGCATGGAGGGCTGCTTTGGAGGCACAGTAGGCTCCCGCGAAGGGAGTGGTCAAAACCCCAGAGATACTGCCCAAATTGACAATTACTCCCCGTCCTTGGCTCCGCATCAGGGGAGCAACGGCTTGGCAGAGGGCCAGGGGAGCGTAAACATTAGTGCGAAATTGGGCCTCGATCGCCTCTGGTTCCAAGTCCAACATGGACCCCATCAGGCCATAACCCGCATTGTTAATTAAATAGTCCAGTCGTCCGTCCTGGGCTGTGATCTGGTCTATTAGGGCCGCGATCGAGTCCCCTTGTGTGACATCCAGTGCCACCGTCATCATGCCCAAGTCTGCCAATTTCTCCAGACGCTCCACCTGACGAGCCGTCGCCCACACCCGATAGCCGCGCCCATGGAATTCTAAGGCCAGGGCTTGACCAATCCCGGAGCTACAACCCGTAATCAACACGACCAAAGGGGTCTGAGCAGCAGAGTTCACCATCAATCCTCCAAAATTTAGCACCTATCCCATGAAAACGGTACCATAAGCCCTTAAACTGCCATCACTTGATCTCTTTTTTGGTAGTGCTGTTTAGGTACTGCAAAGACAGGCTGTAAGCCTTGTCGGAGTTTCCGCTTAAAGCGGGACAAGATTAACGGGACAGTGGGGCGCTCCGCGCCCCACTGTCCCGGCTTAAGTTGATAGCCCCTTGTCGTGCCGTTACGACTTCACTACGTTTGGAGCACCACCCTTTTTTTGCCAGCCACAACCGTACAGCAGTCCTAAATGGGTCGTGTGGTGTGCGCCCG
This region of Prochlorothrix hollandica PCC 9006 = CALU 1027 genomic DNA includes:
- a CDS encoding SDR family oxidoreductase; amino-acid sequence: MVNSAAQTPLVVLITGCSSGIGQALALEFHGRGYRVWATARQVERLEKLADLGMMTVALDVTQGDSIAALIDQITAQDGRLDYLINNAGYGLMGSMLDLEPEAIEAQFRTNVYAPLALCQAVAPLMRSQGRGVIVNLGSISGVLTTPFAGAYCASKAALHALSDALRLELDPFGIAVVTVQPGGIQSNFGTAASRLVQQLPAQSWYQPVAAAIHNRAIASQTNATPTADFAQQLVTAVTQPQPPAVVRLGQGYWPLFLLQRLLPTALLDRLLTKKFSLDRLP
- the thiC gene encoding phosphomethylpyrimidine synthase: MRAEWIAKRQGQANVSQMHYARQGMITEEMEFVARRENLPADLIREEVARGRLIIPANINHPNLEPMAIGIASKCKVNANIGASPNSSDMQQELDKLHLAVKYGADTVMDLSTGGGNLDEIRTAIINASSVPIGTVPIYQALESVHGNIETLSADDFLHIIEKHAQQGVDYMTIHAGILMEHLPLVRNRITGIVSRGGGILARWMLHHHKQNPLYTHFDDIIEIFKRYDVSFSLGDSLRPGCTHDASDEAQLAELKTLGQLTRRAWEHDVQVMVEGPGHVPMDQIEFNVRKQMEECSEAPFYVLGPLVTDIAPGYDHITSAIGAAMAGWYGTAMLCYVTPKEHLGLPNAEDVRNGLIAYKIAAHAADIARHRPGARDRDDELSHARYNFDWNKQFELSLDPERAREYHDETLPADIYKTAEFCSMCGPKFCPMQTKVDADALTELEKFLAQDQSTKEPVSIG